In the genome of Drosophila yakuba strain Tai18E2 chromosome 3R, Prin_Dyak_Tai18E2_2.1, whole genome shotgun sequence, one region contains:
- the LOC6537090 gene encoding unconventional myosin-XVIIIa isoform X7, whose amino-acid sequence MAPSTATVEEIDHSITNGNCNTLRRSASKRFKRQSRHENGNGGGEEEGAQGVVHDLEADVADASQPERVWLVHRGGFTSAIRLPTASSGRDEEHKLSLRLLHNGEQLTVDEDDVEKQNSPALDLVEDICELKYLNEASVLHCLRQRYASNLIHTKAGPTLLVVNPMAPLSLYSEKVVSMFRGCKTEDMPPHVYSLAQTAYRSLVETRRDQSLIFMGRSGSGKSTSFKHALNYLALAAGAYNNFINAEKVNALCTILEAFGNTKTCLNSNATRMTQLLSLDFDQTGQIASASLQVLLPERQRAGRRLSHEHSFHIMTRLLAGAAGLLQKELHLENITSEDSHPFISLSQKLEDRHRAANDFMRTVQAFETLNIDAKAVRGIWSILAAIYHLGIAGVTKVGTGSTARTQFANPTAARKASGLLGVNLEDLSSAAFGLTQPNAPNGGLSPSKSPTSDTGHEWAWECLEALVIGLYSEALAAVVALINRQICTSAHTIASIMLIDTPGFQNPASCGQQVGATLADLRHNYLQERLQMLFHHTTLVAPRDRYAQELVEIEMDQASECHPGPLISLIDKAPQNHVVRSSQRDLRDHDRRGLLWLLDEEAIYPNFNDDTFLERLFSHYGDREHHNLLRKCSGPRQFVLHHLQGTNPVLYAVDGWVRHSREHPGIRNAVSLLQDSSREEINRLYIGSLTRGSGAMVFCGSFAGLEGTQSLRRVSSIRRSFTTAGVKRNSIMLQVKFTVDGIIDTLRRTGTHFVHCYLLQHNAGKHTKYTANGSPSSAAGQASSEEEMVNVPLLRSQLRGSQVLEAARLHRLGFPESVPLLEFIRRFGLLAGDLGSNKDVSVEQILAVNELDVASYRIGPSQILFRSGVLSDLEAKRDVLLSDRIIQLQAFCRGYLARKKMSQRRVQELAVRCIQRNVKAFLAVRDWPWWRLLVRVTPLLNVHRTEEQLKTANEELLMLRAKLEKIECDRSEVKAENQKLEAKLSELTVDLAEERSTAHIATERLEAETAERLKLEKELGDQANKVKNLQETTEKLEMELICAKSDLNGISEDEDAENEDGVGGGVYKLKYERVARELEFTKRRLHTQHEHDLEQLVGLKKQLEKKLSDAYEEVEEQRQVVGQWKRKAQKMTNEMNDLRMLLEEQNARNNLLEKKQRKFDAECQSLQDASRQDRQAKERYGREKDVLQAEKFTLEQTLADTRLDLDLKEEKLASLQRELEEMTFGGGTEEEFAQLRRSKNETERRAKEQEEELDEMAGQIQLLEQAKLRLEMTLETMRKEARRESQQRDEELEEVRGNGYKKIKALECQLETEHEERTLLLREKHELERRLSSMEDRDRVDRDADEALNQKLRRDLRKYKALLKDAQTQLERLKADTPGKTLIRQLRNQLEDAESARSLAMKARQTAEAELTEVQAMFEESHRARNDAEERANAAHRDRAELQAQIEENEEELGELMKKYSATVKQLNTEQINVSEAEFKLNEMEAERNNLKEQVAELQHRLDNVENLGDPSMAMMSKRLELRTKELESRLELEQATRARLEVQVNRHKEALEKLQNEVTQSKMREMQAQDVIKKSQKSLRDMREEFHAVSSREQESLTRRKDLEKKMEQMESEGAALKNDLRLALQRIADLQQAMEEEGEEELSESDESLSSVGSISDLEDRLRPVNVKRRSQQSLNGSIGGGGGSVVSSTRTVVFEKDDNSPRITVTSPSSPHIHKLALAAKAIPAHKPDTKPAASTRMELTVPAGQHNGHNA is encoded by the exons ATGGCACCCAGCACAGCCACCGTGGAGGAGATCGATCATTCCATTACCAACGGCAACTGCAACACCCTGCGACGCAGTGCCAGCAAGCGCTTCAAGCGTCAG AGCCGCCATGAGAATGGCAATGGCGGAGGAGAAGAGGAAGGAGCCCAAGGAGTGGTCCACGATCTGGAGGCGGATGTTGCGGATGCCAGTCAGCCGGAGCGCGTTTGGCTGGTGCACCGCGGTGGCTTCACTTCTGCCATCCGTCTGCCGACTGCGTCTTCTGGCCGGGATGAGGAGCACAAGCTTAGCCTGCGTCTTCTGCATAATGGGGAGCAGTTGACCGTCGACGAGGACGATGTGGAGAAGCAGAACAGCCCTGCCCTGGATCTTGTCGAGGACATCTGTGAGCTGAAGTATCTGAACGAGGCGTCTGTGCTCCACTGCCTCCGTCAGCGATACGCCAGCAATCTCATCCACACCAAGGCGGGGCCCACGCTGCTCGTGGTCAATCCCATGGCACCGCTGTCCCTGTACTCCGAGAAG GTTGTCTCCATGTTCCGCGGCTGCAAGACGGAGGATATGCCGCCCCACGTCTATTCACTGGCCCAGACCGCCTACAGGAGCCTGGTCGAGACGCGGCGCGACCAGAGCTTGATATTCATGGGCCGATCTGGTTCTGGCAAATCCACTAGCTTCAAGCATGCACTCAACTACCTCGCGTTGGCAGCTG gtGCCtacaataattttataaacGCGGAAAAGGTGAATGCCCTCTGCACCATTCTGGAGGCTTTTGGAAATACGAAAACTTGCCTAAACTCGAATGCCACTCGGATGACGCAGCTGTTAAGCCTGGATTTCGATCAAACCGGCCAGATTGCATCTGCTTCATTGCAA GTTCTCCTCCCAGAGAGACAAAGAGCTGGCCGACGATTGAGCCATGAACATAGTTTCCACATCATGACACGACTCTTGGCTGGCGCCGCTGGTTTGCTACAGAAGGAGCTGCACCTGGAGAACATTACCTCCGAGGACAGTCATCCTTTTATATCGTTATCCCAAAAGCTGGAGGACCGGCATCGAGCTGCCAATGACTTTATGCGCACTGTGCAGGCCTTTGAGACGCTGAACATTGATGCAAAGGCGGTACGGGGGATATGGAGCATTCTGGCGGCCATTTACCATCTTGGCATTGCGGGTGTCACGAAAGTGGGCACTGGATCAACAGCCCGAACTCAGTTTGCCAATCCCACGGCCGCTCGAAAGGCCTCGGGTTTGTTGGGCGTGAATCTAGAGGATCTGTCATCAGCTGCCTTTGGTCTCACCCAACCAAATGCCCCCAACGGTGGTCTGAGTCCCTCGAAATCGCCCACCTCGGACACTGGACACGAATGGGCCTGGGAATGTCTCGAGGCGTTGGTCATTGGTCTATACTCGGAGGCTTTGGCCGCAGTGGTGGCTTTGATCAATCGTCAGATCTGCACATCTGCCCACACCATAGCCTCAATTATGCTAATTGACACGCCCGGCTTCCAAAATCCAGCCAGCTGTGGCCAGCAAGTGGGTGCTACTCTAGCGGATCTGCGTCACAACTATCTGCAGGAGCGTCTGCAGATGCTCTTCCATCACACCACACTAGTGGCTCCCCGCGATCGCTACGCCCAGGAGCTGGTGGAAATCGAGATGGACCAGGCTTCGGAGTGTCATCCGGGACCGCTGATCTCGCTAATCGACAAGGCACCCCAGAACCATGTAGTGCGCTCGTCTCAGCGGGATTTACGAGATCATGATCGTCGAGGCCTGTTGTG GCTACTGGATGAGGAAGCCATCTATCCAAACTTCAACGACGACACATTCCTTGAACGTTTGTTCTCGCACTACGGCGACCGGGAACATCACAACCTGCTGCGGAAATGCTCTGGGCCGCGACAATTTGTACTCCACCATCTGCAAGGCACCAATCCTGTGCTCTATGCTGTTGATGGTTGGGTGCGGCATAGCCGGGAGCACCCGGGTATTCGGAATGCTGTATCCCTGCTACAGGACAGCAGTCGGGAGGAGATCAACCGCCTGTATATCGGCTCACTGACCCGGGGATCGGGAGCGATGGTGTTTTGTGGCTCCTTTGCTGGTCTAGAAGGCACTCAGTCACTTCGTCGCGTGTCCAGTATTCGTCGCTCTTTCACAACGGCCGGAGTGAAGCGCAACTCCATCATGCTGCAGGTAAAGTTTACCGTGGATGGAATTATCGACACGTTGCGCCGCACTGGGACTCACTTTGTGCACTGCTATCTGCTGCAACATAACGCTGGCAAACACACCAAGTACACCGCCAATGGATCGCCCAGCTCAGCTGCCGGTCAGGCCTCCAGTGAGGAGGAAATGGTCAACGTGCCACTGTTAAGGAGTCAG CTACGTGGCTCACAAGTCCTAGAAGCGGCTCGTTTGCATCGCCTTGGTTTTCCCGAATCAGTGCCATTATTGGAGTTTATCAGGCGTTTCGGTCTTTTGGCCGGGGACTTGGGCAGCAATAAGGATGTTAGCGTGGAGCAAATATTAGCTGTTAATGAACTGGATGTAGCCAGCTATCGCATTGGACCTAGTCAG aTCCTCTTCCGCTCAGGAGTCCTTAGTGATCTGGAAGCCAAGCGCGATGTCCTGCTCTCAGATCGCATTATACAGCTGCAAGCTTTCTGCCGCGGCTATTTGGCCCGCAAGAAGATGTCCCAACGACGAGTTCAG GAACTGGCAGTGCGATGCATTCAACGCAATGTGAAGGCATTCCTTGCCGTTCGCGACTGGCCTTGGTGGCGTCTCCTGGTGCGGGTCACTCCCCTGCTCAACGTTCATCGCACcgaggagcagctgaagaCGGCTAACGAGGAGCTGCTAATGCTGCGAGCCAAGCTGGAGAAGATCGAGTGTGATCGCAGCGAGGTCAAGGCGGAAAACCAAAAGCTGGAAGCCAAG CTATCCGAGCTGACGGTGGACCTGGCCGAGGAGCGATCTACGGCTCATATAGCCACCGAGCGGCTGGAGGCGGAAACCGCCGAACGTTtgaagctggagaaggagcTGGGTGATCAAGCCAACAAGGTGAAGAACCTTCAGGAGACGACGGAGAAGCTGGAAATGGAGCTGATATGCGCCAAGTCCGATCTGAATGGCATCTCTGAGGACGAGGATGCAGAGAACGAGGACGGTGTCGGCGGCGGAGTCTACAAGCTGAAGTACGAGCGGGTGGCCAGGGAGCTGGAGTTCACCAAGAGGCGATTGCACACGCAGCATGAGCACGATCTGGAACAGCTGGTCGGGCTTAAGAAGCAATTGGAGAAGAAG CTTTCCGATGCCTACGAAGAAGTTGAGGAGCAACGTCAGGTTGTGGGCCAATGGAAGCGCAAGGCACAGAAGATGACCAACGAGATGAACGATCTGCGCATGCTGCTCGAGGAGCAAAATGCGCGCAACAATTTGCTCGAgaagaagcagcgcaagttcgATGCCGAGTGCCAGTCCCTGCAGGACGCGTCGCGTCAGGACCGGCAGGCCAAGGAGCGCTACGGTCGCGAAAAGGACGTCCTGCAGGCCGAGAAGTTCACTCTGGAGCAAACGCTGGCG GACACCCGTCTGGATCTTGACCTCAAAGAGGAGAAACTTGCATCACTGCAACGCGAGCTGGAGGAGATGACCTTTGGTGGTGGCACCGAAGAGGAGTTCGCCCAACTGCGGCGCTCCAAGAATGAAACAGAGCGTCGCgccaaggagcaggaggaggagctggacgAGATGGCCGGACAGATACAGCTGCTCGAGCAAGCAAAGCTTCGCCTGGAAATGACTCTAGAAACAATGCGCAAGGAAGCGCGCCGTGAGTCGCAGCAGCGCGACGAAGAGCTGGAAGAAGTGCGCGGTAACGGCTACAAGAAGATTAAAGCCCTTGAGTGTCAGCTGGAAACTGAGCACGAGGAGCGTACTCTGCTGCTGCGCGAGAAGCACGAGCTGGAGCGGCGACTCTCCTCCATGGAGGATCGCGATCGTGTTGATCGCGACGCCGATGAAGCGCTCAACCAAAAACTGCGACGGGATCTTCGCAAGTACAAGGCCCTGCTCAAGGACGCCCAGACACAGTTGGAGCGTCTTAAGGCTGACACTCCTGGCAAGACGCTTATAAGACAACTGCGTAACCAACTGGAGGATGCCGAGTCTGCTCGTTCCCTGGCTATGAAAGCGCGACAAACAGCGGAAGCAGAACTTACTGAAGTACAGGCCATGTTCGAGGAGTCGCATCGAGCTAGGAATGACGCGGAAGAGCGAGCCAATGCGGCACACAGAGATCGGGCTGAGCTGCAGGCCCAGATTGAGGAGAACGAAGAGGAGCTGGGCGAGCTGATGAAGAAGTACAGTGCCACAGTAAAGCAACTGAACACAGAGCAGATCAACGTATCCGAGGCTGAGTTTAAACTCAATGAAATGGAGGCAGAGCGCAATAACCTCAAGGAGCAGGTGGCCGAGCTGCAACACCGTCTGGACAACGTTGAGAACTTAGGGGATCCATCTATGGCCATGATGTCTAAGCG ACTGGAGCTGCGCACCAAGGAATTAGAATCCCGGCTGGAATTAGAGCAGGCCACTCGGGCTCGTCTTGAAGTGCAGGTAAACCGTCACAAAGAGGCCCTGGAAAAACTGCAGAACGAGGTGACGCAGTCAAAGATGCGTGAGATGCAGGCCCAGGATGTAATCAAAAAATCGCAAAAGAGTCTGCGCGACATGCGCGAAGAGTTCCACGCCGTCTCCAGTCGCGAGCAGGAGTCGCTCACGCGGCGCAAGGACCTCGAGAAGAAGATGGAGCAAATGGAGTCGGAGGGAGCGGCGCTTAAGAACGATCTGCGACTGGCTTTACAGCGAATAGCTGATTTACAGCAGGCTATGGAGGAAGAGGGCGAGGAGGAGCTCAGCGAGAG TGATGAAAGTCTCAGCTCGGTGGGCTCTATCAGCGATCTGGAGGATCGACTTCGGCCAGTTAATGTGAAACGCAGGTCACAGCAGTCCTTGAACGGCAGCAtcggcggcggaggcggcaGCGTTGTCAGCTCCACCCGCACCGTGGTGTTTGAAAAGGACGACAACAGCCCGAG AATAACAGTGACGTCGCCATCGTCGCCACACATTCATAAGCTGGCACTGGCGGCCAAAGCCATACCGGCCCACAAACCGGACACAAAACCTGCAGCGTCTACCAGGATGGAGTTAACAGTGCCAGCGGGCCAGCATAATGGCCATAATGCCTAG
- the LOC6537090 gene encoding unconventional myosin-XVIIIa isoform X6: protein MFLKTKSFEQSLRGGIVPAVPAAPGSGLNPNFHKGCTGKAHACGTNKSHRAAGSATAVSGGSRAGRHTPKAQRKNSISSETISESGSENSNSWPSSSSAAVPATVPPPKPPRLAATKAKEAAAIACSPVQTPSTPTFERSTKRSLSFRSSNSKTTEAKVAPVASPSIRPPWNISAAAASKYAAAAATAPQSPNPSTRSSFRRRRDAQNAGLQWPAILASSLAASYKNYDAIVKQKSRHENGNGGGEEEGAQGVVHDLEADVADASQPERVWLVHRGGFTSAIRLPTASSGRDEEHKLSLRLLHNGEQLTVDEDDVEKQNSPALDLVEDICELKYLNEASVLHCLRQRYASNLIHTKAGPTLLVVNPMAPLSLYSEKVVSMFRGCKTEDMPPHVYSLAQTAYRSLVETRRDQSLIFMGRSGSGKSTSFKHALNYLALAAGAYNNFINAEKVNALCTILEAFGNTKTCLNSNATRMTQLLSLDFDQTGQIASASLQVLLPERQRAGRRLSHEHSFHIMTRLLAGAAGLLQKELHLENITSEDSHPFISLSQKLEDRHRAANDFMRTVQAFETLNIDAKAVRGIWSILAAIYHLGIAGVTKVGTGSTARTQFANPTAARKASGLLGVNLEDLSSAAFGLTQPNAPNGGLSPSKSPTSDTGHEWAWECLEALVIGLYSEALAAVVALINRQICTSAHTIASIMLIDTPGFQNPASCGQQVGATLADLRHNYLQERLQMLFHHTTLVAPRDRYAQELVEIEMDQASECHPGPLISLIDKAPQNHVVRSSQRDLRDHDRRGLLWLLDEEAIYPNFNDDTFLERLFSHYGDREHHNLLRKCSGPRQFVLHHLQGTNPVLYAVDGWVRHSREHPGIRNAVSLLQDSSREEINRLYIGSLTRGSGAMVFCGSFAGLEGTQSLRRVSSIRRSFTTAGVKRNSIMLQVKFTVDGIIDTLRRTGTHFVHCYLLQHNAGKHTKYTANGSPSSAAGQASSEEEMVNVPLLRSQLRGSQVLEAARLHRLGFPESVPLLEFIRRFGLLAGDLGSNKDVSVEQILAVNELDVASYRIGPSQILFRSGVLSDLEAKRDVLLSDRIIQLQAFCRGYLARKKMSQRRVQELAVRCIQRNVKAFLAVRDWPWWRLLVRVTPLLNVHRTEEQLKTANEELLMLRAKLEKIECDRSEVKAENQKLEAKLSELTVDLAEERSTAHIATERLEAETAERLKLEKELGDQANKVKNLQETTEKLEMELICAKSDLNGISEDEDAENEDGVGGGVYKLKYERVARELEFTKRRLHTQHEHDLEQLVGLKKQLEKKLSDAYEEVEEQRQVVGQWKRKAQKMTNEMNDLRMLLEEQNARNNLLEKKQRKFDAECQSLQDASRQDRQAKERYGREKDVLQAEKFTLEQTLADTRLDLDLKEEKLASLQRELEEMTFGGGTEEEFAQLRRSKNETERRAKEQEEELDEMAGQIQLLEQAKLRLEMTLETMRKEARRESQQRDEELEEVRGNGYKKIKALECQLETEHEERTLLLREKHELERRLSSMEDRDRVDRDADEALNQKLRRDLRKYKALLKDAQTQLERLKADTPGKTLIRQLRNQLEDAESARSLAMKARQTAEAELTEVQAMFEESHRARNDAEERANAAHRDRAELQAQIEENEEELGELMKKYSATVKQLNTEQINVSEAEFKLNEMEAERNNLKEQVAELQHRLDNVENLGDPSMAMMSKRLELRTKELESRLELEQATRARLEVQVNRHKEALEKLQNEVTQSKMREMQAQDVIKKSQKSLRDMREEFHAVSSREQESLTRRKDLEKKMEQMESEGAALKNDLRLALQRIADLQQAMEEEGEEELSESDESLSSVGSISDLEDRLRPVNVKRRSQQSLNGSIGGGGGSVVSSTRTVVFEKDDNSPRYADNEVNSNSRKQHKH, encoded by the exons ATGTTCCTCAAGACTAAAAGCTTCGAACAGTCGCTGCGCGGCGGTATCGTGCCGGCTGTGCCAGCGGCTCCAGGATCGGGTCTAAATCCCAATTTCCATAAGGGTTGCACGGGCAAGGCGCATGCCTGCGGCACCAACAAATCCCATCGAGCCGCAGGATCGGCGACTGCAGTCTCTGGCGGATCCAGGGCTGGCAGACATACGCCCAAGGCTCAGCGAAAGAATAGCATCAGCTCGGAGACGATCAGCGAAAGTGGCTCGGAGAACTCCAACAGCTGGCCATCCTCCTCATCGGCAGCTGTTCCAGCTACCGTCCCGCCTCCGAAACCTCCGCGTCTGGCGGCCACTAAAGCTAAGGAAGCCGCTGCCATCGCTTGTTCTCCCGTACAGACTCCGTCTACACCAACCTTCGAGCGCTCCACAAAACGCTCGCTCAGCTtcaggagcagcaacagcaagacCACGGAGGCCAAGGTTGCTCCGGTAGCAAGTCCTTCAATCCGTCCTCCGTGGAATATTTCCGCCGCCGCTGCATCAAAGTACGCCGCTGCAGCCGCCACTGCTCCACAGTCGCCCAATCCTAGCACGAGGAGTTCGTTCCGACGACGGCGTGATGCCCAGAACGCTGGTCTCCAGTGGCCAGCCATTTTGGCCAGTTCCCTGGCCGCCAGCTATAAAAACTACGATGCAATTGTAAAGCAAAAG AGCCGCCATGAGAATGGCAATGGCGGAGGAGAAGAGGAAGGAGCCCAAGGAGTGGTCCACGATCTGGAGGCGGATGTTGCGGATGCCAGTCAGCCGGAGCGCGTTTGGCTGGTGCACCGCGGTGGCTTCACTTCTGCCATCCGTCTGCCGACTGCGTCTTCTGGCCGGGATGAGGAGCACAAGCTTAGCCTGCGTCTTCTGCATAATGGGGAGCAGTTGACCGTCGACGAGGACGATGTGGAGAAGCAGAACAGCCCTGCCCTGGATCTTGTCGAGGACATCTGTGAGCTGAAGTATCTGAACGAGGCGTCTGTGCTCCACTGCCTCCGTCAGCGATACGCCAGCAATCTCATCCACACCAAGGCGGGGCCCACGCTGCTCGTGGTCAATCCCATGGCACCGCTGTCCCTGTACTCCGAGAAG GTTGTCTCCATGTTCCGCGGCTGCAAGACGGAGGATATGCCGCCCCACGTCTATTCACTGGCCCAGACCGCCTACAGGAGCCTGGTCGAGACGCGGCGCGACCAGAGCTTGATATTCATGGGCCGATCTGGTTCTGGCAAATCCACTAGCTTCAAGCATGCACTCAACTACCTCGCGTTGGCAGCTG gtGCCtacaataattttataaacGCGGAAAAGGTGAATGCCCTCTGCACCATTCTGGAGGCTTTTGGAAATACGAAAACTTGCCTAAACTCGAATGCCACTCGGATGACGCAGCTGTTAAGCCTGGATTTCGATCAAACCGGCCAGATTGCATCTGCTTCATTGCAA GTTCTCCTCCCAGAGAGACAAAGAGCTGGCCGACGATTGAGCCATGAACATAGTTTCCACATCATGACACGACTCTTGGCTGGCGCCGCTGGTTTGCTACAGAAGGAGCTGCACCTGGAGAACATTACCTCCGAGGACAGTCATCCTTTTATATCGTTATCCCAAAAGCTGGAGGACCGGCATCGAGCTGCCAATGACTTTATGCGCACTGTGCAGGCCTTTGAGACGCTGAACATTGATGCAAAGGCGGTACGGGGGATATGGAGCATTCTGGCGGCCATTTACCATCTTGGCATTGCGGGTGTCACGAAAGTGGGCACTGGATCAACAGCCCGAACTCAGTTTGCCAATCCCACGGCCGCTCGAAAGGCCTCGGGTTTGTTGGGCGTGAATCTAGAGGATCTGTCATCAGCTGCCTTTGGTCTCACCCAACCAAATGCCCCCAACGGTGGTCTGAGTCCCTCGAAATCGCCCACCTCGGACACTGGACACGAATGGGCCTGGGAATGTCTCGAGGCGTTGGTCATTGGTCTATACTCGGAGGCTTTGGCCGCAGTGGTGGCTTTGATCAATCGTCAGATCTGCACATCTGCCCACACCATAGCCTCAATTATGCTAATTGACACGCCCGGCTTCCAAAATCCAGCCAGCTGTGGCCAGCAAGTGGGTGCTACTCTAGCGGATCTGCGTCACAACTATCTGCAGGAGCGTCTGCAGATGCTCTTCCATCACACCACACTAGTGGCTCCCCGCGATCGCTACGCCCAGGAGCTGGTGGAAATCGAGATGGACCAGGCTTCGGAGTGTCATCCGGGACCGCTGATCTCGCTAATCGACAAGGCACCCCAGAACCATGTAGTGCGCTCGTCTCAGCGGGATTTACGAGATCATGATCGTCGAGGCCTGTTGTG GCTACTGGATGAGGAAGCCATCTATCCAAACTTCAACGACGACACATTCCTTGAACGTTTGTTCTCGCACTACGGCGACCGGGAACATCACAACCTGCTGCGGAAATGCTCTGGGCCGCGACAATTTGTACTCCACCATCTGCAAGGCACCAATCCTGTGCTCTATGCTGTTGATGGTTGGGTGCGGCATAGCCGGGAGCACCCGGGTATTCGGAATGCTGTATCCCTGCTACAGGACAGCAGTCGGGAGGAGATCAACCGCCTGTATATCGGCTCACTGACCCGGGGATCGGGAGCGATGGTGTTTTGTGGCTCCTTTGCTGGTCTAGAAGGCACTCAGTCACTTCGTCGCGTGTCCAGTATTCGTCGCTCTTTCACAACGGCCGGAGTGAAGCGCAACTCCATCATGCTGCAGGTAAAGTTTACCGTGGATGGAATTATCGACACGTTGCGCCGCACTGGGACTCACTTTGTGCACTGCTATCTGCTGCAACATAACGCTGGCAAACACACCAAGTACACCGCCAATGGATCGCCCAGCTCAGCTGCCGGTCAGGCCTCCAGTGAGGAGGAAATGGTCAACGTGCCACTGTTAAGGAGTCAG CTACGTGGCTCACAAGTCCTAGAAGCGGCTCGTTTGCATCGCCTTGGTTTTCCCGAATCAGTGCCATTATTGGAGTTTATCAGGCGTTTCGGTCTTTTGGCCGGGGACTTGGGCAGCAATAAGGATGTTAGCGTGGAGCAAATATTAGCTGTTAATGAACTGGATGTAGCCAGCTATCGCATTGGACCTAGTCAG aTCCTCTTCCGCTCAGGAGTCCTTAGTGATCTGGAAGCCAAGCGCGATGTCCTGCTCTCAGATCGCATTATACAGCTGCAAGCTTTCTGCCGCGGCTATTTGGCCCGCAAGAAGATGTCCCAACGACGAGTTCAG GAACTGGCAGTGCGATGCATTCAACGCAATGTGAAGGCATTCCTTGCCGTTCGCGACTGGCCTTGGTGGCGTCTCCTGGTGCGGGTCACTCCCCTGCTCAACGTTCATCGCACcgaggagcagctgaagaCGGCTAACGAGGAGCTGCTAATGCTGCGAGCCAAGCTGGAGAAGATCGAGTGTGATCGCAGCGAGGTCAAGGCGGAAAACCAAAAGCTGGAAGCCAAG CTATCCGAGCTGACGGTGGACCTGGCCGAGGAGCGATCTACGGCTCATATAGCCACCGAGCGGCTGGAGGCGGAAACCGCCGAACGTTtgaagctggagaaggagcTGGGTGATCAAGCCAACAAGGTGAAGAACCTTCAGGAGACGACGGAGAAGCTGGAAATGGAGCTGATATGCGCCAAGTCCGATCTGAATGGCATCTCTGAGGACGAGGATGCAGAGAACGAGGACGGTGTCGGCGGCGGAGTCTACAAGCTGAAGTACGAGCGGGTGGCCAGGGAGCTGGAGTTCACCAAGAGGCGATTGCACACGCAGCATGAGCACGATCTGGAACAGCTGGTCGGGCTTAAGAAGCAATTGGAGAAGAAG CTTTCCGATGCCTACGAAGAAGTTGAGGAGCAACGTCAGGTTGTGGGCCAATGGAAGCGCAAGGCACAGAAGATGACCAACGAGATGAACGATCTGCGCATGCTGCTCGAGGAGCAAAATGCGCGCAACAATTTGCTCGAgaagaagcagcgcaagttcgATGCCGAGTGCCAGTCCCTGCAGGACGCGTCGCGTCAGGACCGGCAGGCCAAGGAGCGCTACGGTCGCGAAAAGGACGTCCTGCAGGCCGAGAAGTTCACTCTGGAGCAAACGCTGGCG GACACCCGTCTGGATCTTGACCTCAAAGAGGAGAAACTTGCATCACTGCAACGCGAGCTGGAGGAGATGACCTTTGGTGGTGGCACCGAAGAGGAGTTCGCCCAACTGCGGCGCTCCAAGAATGAAACAGAGCGTCGCgccaaggagcaggaggaggagctggacgAGATGGCCGGACAGATACAGCTGCTCGAGCAAGCAAAGCTTCGCCTGGAAATGACTCTAGAAACAATGCGCAAGGAAGCGCGCCGTGAGTCGCAGCAGCGCGACGAAGAGCTGGAAGAAGTGCGCGGTAACGGCTACAAGAAGATTAAAGCCCTTGAGTGTCAGCTGGAAACTGAGCACGAGGAGCGTACTCTGCTGCTGCGCGAGAAGCACGAGCTGGAGCGGCGACTCTCCTCCATGGAGGATCGCGATCGTGTTGATCGCGACGCCGATGAAGCGCTCAACCAAAAACTGCGACGGGATCTTCGCAAGTACAAGGCCCTGCTCAAGGACGCCCAGACACAGTTGGAGCGTCTTAAGGCTGACACTCCTGGCAAGACGCTTATAAGACAACTGCGTAACCAACTGGAGGATGCCGAGTCTGCTCGTTCCCTGGCTATGAAAGCGCGACAAACAGCGGAAGCAGAACTTACTGAAGTACAGGCCATGTTCGAGGAGTCGCATCGAGCTAGGAATGACGCGGAAGAGCGAGCCAATGCGGCACACAGAGATCGGGCTGAGCTGCAGGCCCAGATTGAGGAGAACGAAGAGGAGCTGGGCGAGCTGATGAAGAAGTACAGTGCCACAGTAAAGCAACTGAACACAGAGCAGATCAACGTATCCGAGGCTGAGTTTAAACTCAATGAAATGGAGGCAGAGCGCAATAACCTCAAGGAGCAGGTGGCCGAGCTGCAACACCGTCTGGACAACGTTGAGAACTTAGGGGATCCATCTATGGCCATGATGTCTAAGCG ACTGGAGCTGCGCACCAAGGAATTAGAATCCCGGCTGGAATTAGAGCAGGCCACTCGGGCTCGTCTTGAAGTGCAGGTAAACCGTCACAAAGAGGCCCTGGAAAAACTGCAGAACGAGGTGACGCAGTCAAAGATGCGTGAGATGCAGGCCCAGGATGTAATCAAAAAATCGCAAAAGAGTCTGCGCGACATGCGCGAAGAGTTCCACGCCGTCTCCAGTCGCGAGCAGGAGTCGCTCACGCGGCGCAAGGACCTCGAGAAGAAGATGGAGCAAATGGAGTCGGAGGGAGCGGCGCTTAAGAACGATCTGCGACTGGCTTTACAGCGAATAGCTGATTTACAGCAGGCTATGGAGGAAGAGGGCGAGGAGGAGCTCAGCGAGAG TGATGAAAGTCTCAGCTCGGTGGGCTCTATCAGCGATCTGGAGGATCGACTTCGGCCAGTTAATGTGAAACGCAGGTCACAGCAGTCCTTGAACGGCAGCAtcggcggcggaggcggcaGCGTTGTCAGCTCCACCCGCACCGTGGTGTTTGAAAAGGACGACAACAGCCCGAGGTACGCTGATAACGAAGTCAACTCGAACAGCAGAAAGCAGCACAAGCATTAA